One window of the Manduca sexta isolate Smith_Timp_Sample1 unplaced genomic scaffold, JHU_Msex_v1.0 HiC_scaffold_2398, whole genome shotgun sequence genome contains the following:
- the LOC115447074 gene encoding uncharacterized protein LOC115447074 → MNSDKASVLKISGSMTTDTFETTSNPPGSVRSFSVFGDSACGEPLLAQHLVVDFTPDDKLDTDYIQRKVCAFWEFVDVTPELRDILVLPDSDLFKVSESSDFRPDVKQRKQKSFTNKVVSKARTAVSMLEFVEERGLIDRTFESRLPQSTCSLGSREYHESQLPMDFDKATLHEKQKNGNFYQGHMKYSKRTQTPDFRHGKSNAKVQNMCRKMRQWDQLHPKCMQCPRHLHASMDAHAHAHRHKRAS, encoded by the exons atgaatagtGATAAGGCATCAGTGTTGAAAATTAGTGGGTCAATGACCACGGATACTTTTGAGACCACGAGTAACCCGCCAGGGTCGGTGCGGTCGTTCAGCGTGTTCGGAGACAGCGCGTGCGGGGAGCCGCTCCTTGCACAGCATCTGGTAGTAGACTTCACTCCTGATGATAAACTAGATACAGATTACATTCAGAGGAAGGTGTGCGCTTTCTGGGAGTTCGTTGATGTTACACCTGAGTTGAGAGATATTCTGGTGTTGCCG GATTCTGATTTGTTCAAAGTATCGGAATCGAGTGACTTCAGGCCTGACGtgaaacaaagaaaacaaaaaagtttcaCTAACAAAGTTGTGAGTAAAGCGCGCACTGCTGTCTCCATGCTGGAGTTTGTCGAAGAGAGGG GTCTAATAGATCGAACGTTCGAGTCTAGACTACCGCAGTCGACATGCTCGCTCGGCTCTAGGGAGTACCACGAGAGTCAACTCCCAATGGACTTCGATAAGGCCACATTACacgaaaaacagaaaaatg gAAACTTTTACCAGGGCCACATGAAGTATAGCAAAAGGACGCAGACCCCAGACTTTCGTCATGGCAAGAGCAACGCAAAAGTACAGAACATGTGCAGGAAAATGCGGCAATGGGACCAACTGCATCCCAA GTGTATGCAGTGCCCGCGCCACCTGCACGCGAGCATggatgcgcacgcgcacgcgcaccggCACAAGAGGGCCAGCTGA
- the LOC119192144 gene encoding uncharacterized protein LOC119192144 has protein sequence MYTDASTQYAIDENIPNNEQNIIDEEYDKRSYENKRNDAVLVLKEEKSEEPEDIHEAVEEWARRSSGVSDFNDVDCGEPATGQHLRINFAFTEDDNIELENKCRSFWKFIASHPHLEQIKVLPTNDAESTSAEDAEIITKMQSNNAVKTAVQWMEHDDVMKTAMRTKFRKTYCELDRGDYCDGRKKTRRNSKIQINGRKGSSYIANNVLILQNRRA, from the exons ATGTACACCGACGCGAGCACACAATACGCTATAGACGAAAACATACCAAACAACGAACAAAATATCATCGATGAGGAATATGACAAGAGAAGCTACGAAAACAAACGCAATGACGCAGTTCTAGTGTTAAAAGAAGAGAAGAGTGAAGAACCTGAAGACATTCACGAAGCTGTTGAAGAATGGGCGCGGCGTTCATCTGGAGTGAGCGACTTTAACGATGTAGACTGTGGTGAGCCTGCAACGGGACAACACCTGAGAATCAACTTCGCGTTTACTGAAGATGATAACATAGAGCTGGAGAATAAGTGTCGCAGTTTTTGGAAGTTTATCGCTAGCCATCCACATTTGGAACAGATCAAGGTTTTGCCG ACAAATGATGCTGAGAGCACATCTGCTGAAGATGCTGAAATAATAACGAAAATGCAATCGAATAATGCAGTGAAAACTGCAGTGCAGTGGATGGAACACGACG ATGTAATGAAAACTGCAATGAGAACGAAATTCAGGAAAACCTACTGCGAGCTGGATAGAGGAGATTACTGCGATGGGAGGAAGAAAACCCGCAGAAACTCCAAAATACAAATCAATGGACGTAAAGGTAGTAGTTATATTGCCAACAATGTATTAATTCTACAGAACAGAAGAGCTTAg